A genomic stretch from Deltaproteobacteria bacterium includes:
- a CDS encoding tetratricopeptide repeat protein: MRAFAVAALVALAIVAAGCANTATVKGSTLNAIKERGEIGSRSDYYLYAIEAEQALLRQDFEAAEKAYKAMAEITPQDAGIYRTLAQIRVHQGDLDGAVAYAKQAFDLSPKDVDSAVLYGGLLAARGDVKGATDAYTRALAEDPDNEEIALLVANLHTVNKDFDRSRAVLDDLIARHGASALAMFERARLEIVRDDCAAAEPFLRRTLEIDPKFARAEMTLGYCAQERNDEEAAIAHYERALEIEPDNSYLRTHLVRMHVQRHNLQDAERENEKLKLFQFDDADVRLNRGLILFYQGRFSEAITEFNLILAADPQNGQALYFLALSLTRQNQPEAAYGAYARIPDSSPYFLDSLAARGGLLRRMQRLDEAEALLRRALQLNPDDTFLMRTLALVVADQGRVKDAVAMLEQALTVTPNDSSLSYVLANIHERAGEWQRAVEIMDAVIVREPKNADALNFVGYTLVEHNTELDRAEGLLKQAVDLRPGDGFITDSYGWLLYRRGKYKDALTHLKRAHELVPDESVICEHVGDCLKAMGKKKDALEYYKKALELFPEADQKAKLLEKIQQSE, from the coding sequence TCTACGCGATCGAGGCCGAGCAGGCGCTGCTGCGCCAGGACTTCGAGGCGGCGGAAAAAGCGTACAAGGCAATGGCCGAGATCACGCCCCAGGATGCGGGGATCTACCGCACCCTCGCGCAGATCCGCGTGCATCAGGGCGATCTCGACGGCGCGGTGGCGTATGCGAAACAGGCATTCGACCTCTCGCCCAAAGACGTGGATTCGGCCGTGCTTTACGGGGGCCTGCTCGCCGCGCGCGGCGACGTGAAGGGCGCGACCGACGCCTACACCCGCGCGCTCGCCGAGGATCCGGACAACGAGGAGATCGCGCTGCTCGTCGCGAATCTCCACACCGTGAACAAGGACTTCGACCGATCGCGCGCCGTGCTGGATGATCTGATCGCGCGACACGGCGCCTCGGCGCTCGCGATGTTCGAGCGCGCGCGGCTCGAAATCGTGCGCGACGACTGCGCCGCCGCCGAGCCCTTTTTGCGGCGAACGCTGGAGATCGACCCGAAATTCGCCCGCGCCGAGATGACGCTGGGTTACTGCGCGCAGGAGCGCAACGACGAGGAAGCCGCGATCGCGCACTACGAGCGCGCCCTCGAGATCGAGCCCGACAACTCGTACCTGCGCACGCACCTCGTGCGCATGCATGTTCAGCGGCACAACCTTCAGGACGCCGAGCGGGAAAACGAGAAGCTCAAACTCTTCCAGTTCGACGACGCCGATGTGCGCCTGAACCGTGGATTGATCCTGTTCTATCAGGGCCGGTTTAGTGAGGCGATCACCGAATTCAACCTCATCCTCGCCGCCGATCCGCAAAACGGGCAGGCGCTCTACTTCCTCGCGCTTAGCCTGACCCGGCAGAACCAGCCCGAAGCCGCGTATGGGGCGTACGCGCGCATCCCCGACAGCAGCCCCTATTTCCTCGACAGTCTCGCCGCGCGGGGCGGGCTGCTGCGCCGAATGCAGCGGCTCGACGAAGCCGAGGCGTTGCTGCGCCGCGCCTTGCAGCTCAATCCCGACGACACGTTCCTCATGCGCACGCTGGCGCTCGTGGTGGCCGATCAGGGCCGCGTGAAGGATGCCGTGGCGATGCTCGAGCAGGCCCTGACCGTGACACCCAACGATTCGAGCCTGAGCTACGTGCTCGCGAACATCCATGAGCGGGCGGGGGAGTGGCAACGCGCCGTCGAGATCATGGACGCGGTGATCGTGCGCGAGCCGAAAAACGCCGACGCGTTGAACTTCGTGGGCTACACGCTCGTCGAGCACAACACGGAGCTCGACCGGGCCGAGGGTCTGCTCAAACAGGCGGTGGACCTGCGCCCCGGGGACGGATTCATCACCGACAGCTACGGCTGGCTGCTGTATCGGCGCGGCAAATACAAGGACGCGCTCACGCATCTCAAACGCGCGCACGAGCTGGTGCCCGACGAATCGGTGATCTGCGAACACGTGGGCGACTGCCTGAAGGCCATGGGCAAAAAGAAGGACGCGCTCGAATACTACAAGAAGGCGCTGGAGCTCTTTCCCGAGGCGGATCAGAAAGCGAAGCTGCTCGAGAAGATCCAGCAGAGCGA